A single region of the Nocardioides aurantiacus genome encodes:
- a CDS encoding NAD-dependent epimerase/dehydratase family protein, translated as MRICITGGFGFLGWHTACRLRALHGIEPVRLGRADVADPRRLAAAVSASDVVLHLAGVNRAEEPTAVEQGNINLADALAAALRASPRPVDVVYANSVHASLDNPYGRGKARAATLLADAARSTGGSFADVLLPNLFGEHGRAHYNSFVATFAAEVARGGSPVVTADREVGLLHVQQAAAALLDSVGDDEQRVVEGEPHLISGVLASLQATHALYAGRGEVPPLTTPFEVDLFNTYRAASFPQMWPVAPTVHADNRGALVEAVRSHGGTGQAFVSTTLPGMVRGDHYHLRKVERFMVVHGTAEIRLRRLLHDEVVSFTVTGSSPAYVDMPTLWVHNIRNIGDDELVTMFWSDQLLDPRDPDQYAERVDTT; from the coding sequence GTGAGGATCTGCATCACGGGGGGTTTCGGCTTCCTGGGCTGGCACACTGCCTGCCGGCTCCGAGCGCTGCACGGGATTGAGCCGGTCCGGCTGGGTCGCGCCGACGTGGCTGACCCCCGACGCCTGGCCGCGGCGGTGAGCGCCAGCGACGTGGTCCTGCACCTCGCGGGCGTCAACCGTGCCGAGGAGCCGACAGCCGTCGAGCAGGGAAACATCAATCTTGCCGACGCGCTGGCGGCCGCACTGAGGGCGTCGCCGCGACCGGTCGACGTCGTCTACGCCAACTCGGTGCACGCATCGCTGGACAACCCCTACGGACGGGGCAAGGCACGGGCTGCCACCCTCCTGGCCGACGCCGCACGATCGACCGGCGGGTCATTCGCCGACGTGCTTCTGCCGAACCTCTTCGGTGAGCACGGCCGGGCCCACTACAACTCCTTCGTCGCGACCTTCGCGGCCGAGGTCGCAAGGGGCGGGTCGCCGGTTGTGACGGCTGACCGGGAGGTCGGCCTGCTGCACGTGCAGCAGGCCGCCGCTGCACTTCTCGACTCGGTTGGCGACGACGAACAGCGCGTGGTGGAGGGCGAGCCCCACCTGATCAGCGGCGTGCTCGCGAGCCTGCAGGCGACCCATGCGCTGTACGCCGGACGCGGTGAGGTCCCCCCGCTGACGACTCCGTTCGAGGTCGACCTATTCAACACCTACCGTGCGGCTTCGTTCCCCCAGATGTGGCCCGTGGCCCCCACCGTGCACGCCGACAATCGCGGCGCCCTAGTGGAGGCAGTGCGCTCCCACGGCGGGACGGGCCAGGCATTCGTTTCGACCACGCTCCCGGGCATGGTGCGAGGCGACCACTACCATCTCCGCAAGGTGGAGCGCTTCATGGTGGTCCACGGCACCGCGGAGATCCGCCTCCGTCGGCTGCTGCACGATGAGGTGGTGTCGTTCACGGTGACGGGCAGTTCCCCGGCGTACGTCGACATGCCCACGCTGTGGGTTCATAACATCCGCAACATCGGGGACGACGAGCTGGTGACGATGTTCTGGTCCGATCAGCTGCTCGACCCGCGCGACCCGGACCAGTATGCCGAGAGGGTGGACACGACGTGA
- a CDS encoding NAD-dependent epimerase/dehydratase family protein, translating to MAEVAVLGATGFVGSAVVEALTRRGAGVRHVRAPRLTTSARTAEAVLRAVHHGAAASVVDALSDRLRGVDAVVNAAGLATASSVATDALYGANALLPAFVTAAVSGLEGAPRFVHVSSAAVQGRAVRLDESPVTRPFSAYSHSKALGEAVVGPAGTVFRPTSVHGAGRPTTALLRRLVSSPIASVAGEGASPTPQVQVVNVGDAIAFVTLTGDPPPRFVLQPAEDLTVAGLVRLLGGREPRHVPEGLARAVVRVGFGLGGRSPRLAGPARRLEMLWFGQGQERGWLAGRWRPPAGPEGWRELW from the coding sequence GTGGCTGAGGTGGCGGTGCTGGGGGCCACCGGCTTCGTGGGGTCGGCCGTCGTGGAGGCGTTGACCCGACGCGGGGCCGGGGTGCGGCACGTGCGGGCACCCCGTCTCACGACCTCGGCGCGGACGGCCGAGGCCGTTCTCCGGGCGGTCCATCACGGGGCTGCGGCATCGGTCGTGGACGCGCTAAGTGACCGCCTCCGAGGCGTCGATGCCGTGGTCAACGCCGCCGGCCTAGCCACGGCGAGCAGCGTGGCGACAGACGCGCTCTATGGTGCCAACGCACTGCTGCCGGCGTTCGTCACCGCTGCTGTATCGGGCCTAGAGGGGGCTCCCCGGTTCGTTCACGTCAGCTCGGCAGCGGTGCAGGGACGGGCAGTCCGTCTGGACGAGTCCCCGGTCACCCGCCCGTTCAGCGCCTACTCCCACAGCAAGGCCCTGGGTGAGGCGGTGGTCGGACCCGCGGGCACGGTGTTCCGCCCGACCTCGGTGCACGGGGCGGGGCGCCCCACCACCGCGCTGCTGCGGCGCCTGGTGTCCTCACCGATCGCGAGCGTCGCGGGGGAGGGAGCGTCCCCCACCCCGCAGGTGCAGGTCGTCAACGTGGGTGACGCGATCGCCTTCGTCACGCTGACAGGCGACCCGCCGCCGCGGTTCGTGCTGCAGCCCGCCGAGGATCTTACAGTGGCGGGCCTCGTCAGGCTGCTGGGGGGCCGGGAGCCGCGCCACGTGCCCGAGGGACTCGCTCGCGCCGTGGTTCGGGTCGGCTTCGGCCTGGGCGGGAGGAGCCCCCGGCTGGCCGGTCCTGCACGTCGGCTGGAGATGCTGTGGTTCGGACAGGGCCAGGAGCGAGGGTGGCTGGCCGGGCGCTGGCGCCCGCCGGCGGGCCCCGAAGGATGGAGGGAGCTGTGGTGA
- a CDS encoding glycosyltransferase family 4 protein, whose translation MVTQWYEPEPGAAAHPTAIARALASRGHDVRVLTGFPSYPNGRVYPGYRMTWRQREARDGLQLMRVPDVPSHDDSAWRRAASLTSFALSATAHVRWLRDADVCLTYLTPATVGLASLRLHRAAGVPFVLYVQDLWPESVTASGFIGDPRVAHAAERVIARGLAALYRRAHGVAAISPSMAATLQARGAPRVRCVPNWIDEHIFAPALPPSRPELDPARTWMMYAGGIGDVQGLDTVIRAVARAAVSRPTVALALVGDGVAVPRLRALAASLGVEDRVVFMGPRPMSQMPTLMAQAASQVVSLKNLPLFSGTIPSKVQASFACERLVVCAVAGDAATVVRDAGGLTVPPEDVSSLAQAFVEVASMSAARRDELGRQARRYYLEHLGAGSGAAALEGMLEDAVNGRGEGGRRG comes from the coding sequence ATGGTCACCCAGTGGTACGAGCCGGAGCCCGGCGCGGCGGCGCACCCCACCGCGATCGCACGGGCCTTGGCGAGCCGCGGTCACGACGTGCGCGTGCTGACGGGCTTTCCCAGCTATCCCAACGGTCGGGTCTATCCGGGCTACAGGATGACGTGGCGTCAGCGCGAGGCGCGCGACGGACTGCAGCTGATGCGTGTCCCGGACGTCCCGAGCCACGACGACTCCGCCTGGCGGCGGGCCGCCAGCCTGACGTCGTTCGCCCTGTCCGCCACCGCCCACGTGCGATGGCTCCGCGATGCCGACGTGTGCCTCACCTACCTGACGCCAGCGACTGTGGGACTCGCGAGCCTTCGGTTGCACCGTGCCGCGGGGGTTCCCTTCGTGCTCTACGTGCAGGACCTGTGGCCCGAGAGCGTGACCGCCAGCGGCTTCATCGGGGATCCGCGGGTTGCCCACGCGGCGGAGCGTGTGATCGCTCGTGGGCTGGCTGCGCTCTACCGACGCGCCCACGGTGTCGCCGCTATCAGCCCCAGCATGGCGGCCACCCTGCAGGCGCGTGGCGCCCCGCGAGTCCGTTGCGTGCCGAACTGGATCGACGAGCATATCTTCGCACCGGCCCTCCCGCCATCGCGTCCCGAGCTCGACCCGGCCCGCACCTGGATGATGTACGCCGGAGGGATCGGCGACGTCCAGGGCCTCGACACCGTAATTCGGGCCGTGGCGCGGGCCGCCGTGTCCCGGCCGACCGTGGCTCTCGCGCTGGTGGGGGACGGGGTCGCCGTCCCGCGGCTGCGGGCGCTGGCGGCGTCGCTCGGCGTGGAGGACCGTGTTGTCTTCATGGGGCCGAGACCGATGAGCCAGATGCCGACCCTGATGGCGCAAGCCGCCTCGCAGGTGGTGTCCCTGAAAAACCTGCCGCTGTTCTCCGGCACGATCCCAAGCAAGGTCCAGGCGTCCTTCGCCTGCGAGCGCCTCGTGGTCTGTGCCGTGGCCGGGGACGCCGCGACCGTGGTCCGTGACGCCGGAGGGCTCACGGTGCCGCCAGAGGACGTGTCGTCCCTGGCGCAGGCGTTCGTCGAGGTTGCCTCCATGTCCGCGGCCCGGCGCGACGAGCTGGGTCGACAGGCCCGCCGCTACTACCTGGAGCACCTGGGCGCCGGCTCGGGGGCGGCTGCCCTGGAGGGCATGCTGGAGGACGCGGTGAACGGTCGAGGGGAGGGGGGCAGGCGTGGCTGA
- a CDS encoding polysaccharide biosynthesis protein codes for MTFSLPSGSVVLVTGGTGSFGSTMVRRLLDRADDIEIRVLSRDELKQHEMRAALDDPRVRFYLGDVRSYDSVDRATRGVDLVFHAAALKQVPSCEFFPMEAVQTNVIGSSHVIEAANANGVRSVVCLGTDKAAYPVNAMGMSKAMMEKVAQAFARNNPTARTTVSTVRYGNVMMSRGSVIPLFIEQARAGTPMTVTNPDMTRFLMSLEEAVALVEHAFEYARPGDLFIRKAPASTIADLATAVARAVGVEPDVQMIGTRHGEKLFETLATEEELTRAEDQGDYYRVPVDARDLNYGEYFDEGDRRVATEAYHSHNTTRLGVEEVGAVLAELPRFRQLVAHGA; via the coding sequence ATGACCTTCTCCCTGCCGAGCGGCAGTGTCGTGCTCGTGACAGGAGGCACGGGATCGTTCGGCTCCACCATGGTCCGACGGCTGCTGGACCGGGCCGACGACATCGAGATCCGCGTCCTCAGCCGCGACGAGCTGAAGCAGCACGAGATGCGCGCAGCCCTCGACGATCCCCGGGTCCGCTTCTACCTTGGCGACGTCCGCAGCTACGACAGCGTTGACCGTGCTACCCGAGGCGTCGACCTGGTGTTCCACGCCGCCGCGCTCAAGCAGGTCCCCTCCTGCGAGTTCTTCCCCATGGAGGCTGTGCAGACCAACGTCATCGGCAGTTCCCACGTCATCGAGGCCGCCAACGCCAACGGCGTCCGCTCCGTGGTGTGCCTCGGGACGGACAAGGCGGCATACCCTGTCAACGCCATGGGCATGAGTAAGGCGATGATGGAGAAGGTCGCGCAGGCCTTCGCGCGCAACAACCCCACGGCGCGCACCACGGTCTCGACCGTGCGGTACGGCAACGTGATGATGTCCCGGGGCTCAGTGATCCCGCTCTTTATTGAGCAGGCTCGGGCCGGCACACCGATGACGGTCACGAATCCCGACATGACGCGGTTCCTGATGTCGCTCGAAGAGGCTGTCGCCCTCGTGGAGCATGCCTTTGAGTACGCCCGGCCCGGGGACCTGTTCATCCGGAAGGCTCCGGCGAGCACGATCGCCGACCTGGCGACGGCGGTCGCGCGCGCTGTCGGCGTCGAGCCGGACGTCCAAATGATCGGCACCCGTCATGGCGAGAAGCTGTTCGAAACCCTGGCGACCGAGGAGGAGCTCACCCGGGCGGAGGATCAGGGCGATTACTACCGGGTACCCGTTGACGCGCGTGACCTCAACTACGGGGAATATTTCGACGAGGGCGATCGCCGCGTCGCGACGGAGGCCTACCACTCGCATAACACCACCAGGCTGGGTGTCGAGGAGGTCGGTGCTGTCCTGGCCGAGCTGCCCCGGTTCCGGCAGCTGGTAGCGCACGGTGCGTGA
- a CDS encoding phosphomannose isomerase type II C-terminal cupin domain, which translates to MALESEDRPWGSWHVIDVAPGYKIKRIHVTPGHRLSLQTHEHRSEHWVVVFGVATCVIDDQTIIAGPGHSVDVPLGARHRLANEGKEELVIVEVQHGAYTGEDDICRHEDDFGRVG; encoded by the coding sequence ATGGCACTGGAATCCGAGGACCGGCCCTGGGGGTCGTGGCACGTCATCGACGTCGCGCCCGGCTACAAGATCAAGCGGATCCACGTCACGCCCGGGCATCGCCTGTCGTTGCAGACCCACGAGCACCGTTCGGAGCACTGGGTGGTCGTCTTCGGGGTCGCGACCTGCGTGATCGACGACCAGACGATCATCGCCGGTCCCGGCCACTCCGTCGACGTGCCCCTCGGTGCGCGGCACCGCCTCGCCAACGAGGGCAAGGAGGAGCTCGTCATCGTCGAGGTCCAGCACGGCGCCTACACCGGTGAGGACGACATCTGTCGCCACGAGGACGACTTCGGCCGCGTCGGGTGA
- a CDS encoding YgfZ/GcvT domain-containing protein gives MTDQPAAPAPARSALLSLPGAVSGDGVDAPVAAHYGSFNGEQRTLVSGDGFVDLSHRGVLRVSGPDRLTYLHSLTTQYFEGLAPGVPTSALVLSPQGHVEHAMHGVDDGEAFTAHTEPGQAAALAAFLDRMRFMMRVEVEDLTDELAVAWRPVGADPSAGTPTSGKYDVFPRTDLEAYAAAAGPACGTWAYEALRIERGEPRFGQDTDHRTIPNEVGWIPSAVHLGKGCYRGQETVARVHTLGRPPRRLTMLHLDGSDNRLPQAGAPVVLGEREVGFVGTSARHHELGPIALALLKRNVPVDAQLDADGLPAMQEVVVDPEVGLHVRPLR, from the coding sequence ATGACCGACCAGCCCGCCGCCCCTGCTCCCGCCCGCAGCGCACTGCTGTCCCTGCCCGGCGCGGTCTCCGGTGACGGTGTCGACGCCCCGGTCGCGGCGCACTACGGCTCGTTCAACGGCGAGCAGCGCACCCTGGTCTCCGGCGACGGGTTCGTCGACCTGTCCCACCGCGGTGTCCTCCGGGTCAGCGGACCCGACCGGCTGACCTACCTGCACTCCCTGACCACGCAGTACTTCGAGGGGCTCGCCCCCGGCGTCCCCACGTCTGCCCTCGTCCTCTCGCCCCAGGGTCACGTCGAGCACGCGATGCACGGCGTCGACGACGGGGAGGCGTTCACCGCCCACACCGAGCCCGGCCAGGCCGCTGCGCTCGCGGCGTTCCTGGACCGGATGCGGTTCATGATGCGCGTCGAGGTCGAGGACCTCACCGACGAGCTCGCCGTCGCCTGGCGCCCGGTGGGCGCCGACCCGTCTGCGGGGACCCCGACCTCGGGCAAGTACGACGTCTTCCCCCGCACCGACCTCGAGGCGTACGCCGCCGCGGCCGGCCCCGCCTGCGGCACCTGGGCCTACGAGGCGCTGCGCATCGAGCGCGGCGAGCCCCGCTTCGGGCAGGACACCGACCACCGCACCATCCCCAACGAGGTCGGCTGGATCCCCTCGGCCGTGCACCTCGGCAAGGGCTGCTACCGCGGTCAGGAGACGGTGGCGCGCGTCCACACCCTCGGCCGCCCGCCCCGCCGCCTGACGATGCTCCACCTCGACGGCTCCGACAACCGGCTGCCCCAGGCCGGCGCGCCGGTGGTCCTGGGGGAGCGCGAGGTCGGCTTCGTCGGCACCTCCGCCCGCCACCACGAGCTCGGGCCGATCGCGCTCGCGCTGCTCAAGCGCAACGTGCCGGTCGACGCCCAGCTCGACGCGGACGGCCTCCCGGCCATGCAGGAGGTCGTCGTCGACCCCGAGGTCGGGCTGCACGTCCGGCCGCTGCGCTGA
- a CDS encoding Fur family transcriptional regulator, producing the protein MTEWQDLLRASGHRLTPQREMVLRAVEELGHATPDEVHAEVRRHSDSVNLSTVYRTLELLDDLGLIRHAHLTDRAPTYHSATGHEHAHLVCRSCGQTTSIGREEVEQSLAPLAERHGFAPDYGHLTVFGTCATCTAQPTR; encoded by the coding sequence GTGACCGAGTGGCAGGACCTGCTCCGGGCGAGCGGTCACCGGCTCACCCCGCAGCGCGAGATGGTGCTGCGCGCCGTCGAGGAGCTCGGCCACGCCACTCCCGACGAGGTCCACGCGGAGGTACGCCGCCACTCCGACTCGGTCAACCTCTCCACGGTCTACCGCACGCTGGAGCTGCTCGACGACCTCGGCCTGATCCGCCACGCCCACCTGACCGACCGCGCACCGACCTACCACTCCGCGACCGGTCACGAGCACGCCCACCTCGTCTGCCGCTCGTGCGGTCAGACGACCAGCATCGGTCGCGAGGAGGTCGAGCAGTCCCTCGCGCCCCTCGCCGAGCGACACGGCTTCGCCCCCGACTACGGCCACCTCACCGTCTTCGGCACCTGCGCCACCTGCACCGCCCAGCCCACCCGTTGA
- a CDS encoding FABP family protein, producing the protein MPFEIPDNIHPQCARLAWMLGTWAGNGHGEYPTIEPFQFGQELIFQQDGRPFIHYMSRAWIVDADGNHVREAAQETGFIRPQEDGSLEFLLAHNTGFVETYIGEVHAEQPRFEVTTDAVVRTATAKEYVGGKRLYGYVNGDLMYAYDMAAMGQPLQPHSHAQLKRQ; encoded by the coding sequence ATGCCGTTCGAGATCCCCGACAACATCCACCCCCAGTGCGCCCGGTTGGCGTGGATGCTGGGCACCTGGGCCGGCAACGGGCACGGGGAGTACCCCACGATCGAGCCGTTCCAGTTCGGCCAGGAGCTGATCTTCCAGCAGGACGGCCGCCCGTTCATCCACTACATGTCGCGCGCCTGGATCGTCGACGCCGACGGCAACCACGTGCGTGAGGCGGCCCAGGAGACCGGGTTCATCCGGCCCCAGGAGGACGGTTCGCTGGAGTTCCTGCTCGCCCACAACACCGGCTTCGTGGAGACCTACATCGGCGAGGTCCACGCCGAGCAGCCCCGCTTCGAGGTCACCACCGACGCCGTCGTACGCACCGCTACCGCCAAGGAGTACGTCGGCGGCAAGCGGCTCTACGGCTACGTCAACGGCGACCTGATGTACGCCTACGACATGGCCGCCATGGGTCAGCCCCTCCAGCCCCACTCCCACGCCCAGCTGAAGCGTCAGTGA